Within Leptospirillum ferriphilum, the genomic segment CTCGACCCAATGTTTTTGTTTCAGGGATAAAAGATTCTGTTGCCGACAAAGTCGTGGAATATCTTTACAACTATTGCCCTTTTGAAAGCGGATTAATGATTTTCCAACGCATCTCTGGGACTCCCGGATATAAAATTAGAGGGATAGGAGATACAAATCGTGATCTGACAGAAATTTCAGGTTTACAATTAG encodes:
- the cas2e gene encoding type I-E CRISPR-associated endoribonuclease Cas2e, with translation MLVVIANDLPPAVRGRMKLWFIEPRPNVFVSGIKDSVADKVVEYLYNYCPFESGLMIFQRISGTPGYKIRGIGDTNRDLTEISGLQLVIEKQLENKKSSF